In Dryocola sp. LX212, the genomic stretch AGAAAATAGCGGGTCTGGCATAAATGTTTTTGACGCAAATCAAGCGCTTGTTAAATGGGAATACCGGGAAATAGCGCTTGACCGCAAAAACGCGTTAGATTTCAGTTTCCTGGCGTTTAACCTGCTGCCAGGCATTTTCCATTTGATCGAGGGTCGCGTCGGTCATCTGCAGCCCCTGCGCGGCGATAATCCGTTCCACCTCCCGGAAACGACGCTCGAATTTGCGGTTGGCTTTTTGCAAAGCAACTTCAGCTTTGGTGCCTAAATGGCGGGCCAGATTAACCGTAGCGAACAACAAATCCCCGACTTCTTCTTCAAGTTTCGCTTCGTCCACAACGACCTGCTGAGCTTCGTGCATCACCTCATCGATCTCTTCGTGAACTTTTTCCAGCACCGGGCCAAGAGAGGTCCAGTCGAAGCCTACGGATGAGCAGCGCTTCTGAATTTTATGCGCGCGCATCAGGGCAGGAAATGCCTCGGGGATATCATCCAGCGCGGAGTGCTGAGCTTTCTCCGCGCGCTCGGCGGTTTTGATCTGCTCCCACTTCGCCAGCACTTCGGAACTGGTACCCGCTTCGCCGTCGGCAAAAATATGCGGATGGCGGCGCTCCAGCTTGTCGCTGATGGATGAGCAGATATCGTCGAAATTAAACCGCCCCTCTTCCTGCGCCATCTGCGCATAAAACACGACCTGGAAAAGCAGATCGCCCAGCTCGCCGCGCAGATCGTCAAAATCTTCACGGTTAATGGCGTCCAGCACTTCGTAAGTCTCTTCCAGGGTGTAGGGCGCGATAGTGGCGAAGGTCTGCTCGCGATCCCACGGACAGCCGTTTTCCGGGTCGCGCAGCCGCTTCATGATGCCAAGAAGGCGGGTAATTTGAGTCAATGTCGATCCTTAAGAAAACGTAGGGCAGATAAGCAAAGCGCCATCTGCCGGGTATTGAATGTTTTGGTGGATGGCGCTTCGCTTATCCACCCTACAGGTCAGCCGTGCAGCCGTTTCGCATCGATGATATCCGGCACCTGGTTCAGCTTGCCGAGCACACGGCCCAGCACCTGCAGGTTGTAGATTTCAATGTTCATGTCGATGGTGGCCAGCTGTTGCTTTGTGTCGCTGCGGCTCGCCACGCCCAGCACGTTCACCTTCTCGTTTGCCAGAATAGTGGTGATATCGCGCAGCAGGCCGCTGCGATCGTTCGCCGTCACCCGCACCACCAGCGAATAGCCGCTGGAGTAGCTTTCACCCCAGACGGCGTCCACGATACGTTCTGGGGCGTGGGATTGCAGGTCGGCCAACTGGTCGCAGTCCGCGCGGTGGATGGAGATGCCTCGTCCCTGAGTGATGAAACCGATAATTTCATCCCCTGGAATCGGCTGGCAGCAGCGCGCAATGTGGTGCATCAGATTGCCCACGCCTTCCACCACCACCCGGCCATTATCCTTGCTGCGGGACTGATGCTGGCTGGAGGATTTTTTCTCCAGCTGACGAAGCGCCTGCTCGTCCTGTTCAGCGGCGGTTGGCTTGTTAAACTGCGCCTGCAGGAAGTTGCTCATCTGGTTGAGGCGAATATCCCCGCCGCCAATCGCCGCCAGCAGCTCTTCAATTTCGTTGAAGTTGTAGCGCGGCAGCAGATGTTTTTCGGCCTCTTTCAGGCTGATGCCCAGCCGCTCGATCTCATCGTCGAGGATCTGACGGCCCGCCACAATATTTTTGTCGCGATCCTGCTTGCGGAACCAGTTGTGGATCTTGGCGCGCCCACGGCTGGTGGTGACGTAGCCCAGGTTTGGGTTCAGCCAGTCGCGGCTTGGGTTCGGCTGCTTCTGGGTGATAATGTCAACCTGATCGCCCATCTGCAGCTGATAGGTGAACGGTACGATGCGCCCGCCAATTTTCGCGCCGATGCAGCGGTGCCCCACGTCGCTGTGAATGTGGTAAGCAAAGTCTAGCGGCGTGGAACCGGCAGGCAGGTCAACAACGTCGCCTTTTGGCGTAAATACATAAACCCGGTCGTCGAAGACCTGGCTGCGCACTTCGTCGAGCATTTCGCCGGAGTCCGCCATCTCTTCCTGCCACGCAATCAGCTTACGCAGCCAGGCGATACGGTCTTCGTGCCCGGAACTGCCGCTGCGCGCGTTACCCTCTTTGTATTTCCAGTGTGCGGCAACGCCCAGCTCCGACTCTTCGTGCATCTGTTTGGTCCGGATCTGGATTTCGATGGTTTTGCCGTTCGGCCCCAGCACAACCGTATGGATAGACTGATAGCCGTTTGGCTTCGGGTTGGCAACATAGTCGTCGAACTCGTCCGGCAGGTGGCGGAAATGCGTGTGGACGATGCCCAGCGCGGCATAACAGTCTTGCAAACGTTCGGCCACCACGCGCACAGCCCGTACGTCGAACAGCTCATCAAACGCCAGCGCTTTCTTCTGCATTTTGCGCCAGATGCTGTAGATGTGTTTAGGGCGGCCATACACTTCGGCCTTCACGCCCTCCTCTTTCATCGACTTGCGCAGCAGCCCGACGAACTCATCTATGTAGTGTTCGCGGTCGATACGGCGCTCGTGCAGCAGTTTTGCGATGCGCTTATATTCCGCCGGATGCAGGTAACGGAAGCAGTAATCTTCCAGCTCCCACTTCAGCTGGCCGATGCCGAGGCGGTTGGCAAGCGGCGCATAGATATTGGTACATTCTTTCGCCGCCAGCACGCGCTCGTCTTCCGGCGCGTCTTTCACTTCCCGCAGGTGGGCGATACGTTCGGCGAGCTTGATGACCACGCAGCGGAAGTCATCCACCATCGCCAGCAACATGCGGCGGACGTTATCAACCTGTTCTGCGGAGACGGAATCGGTATGGGCGGCTTTCAGCTGGCGAATGGCGGCCATGTCGCGCACGCCGTGTATTAGCGTCACTACCTGACTATCAATACTTTCCCTCATCACCTCTTCGGTGACCACGCCAGCGTCCGCCAGCGGGAACAGCAGCGCCGCCCGCAGACTATCGTTGTCCATGCTGAGCATAGAGAGGATTTCCACCATCTCAACGCCGCGCCACAGCAGCAGCTCCGCGTTCGGATGGCCTTTCGTCTGCTGCTCGCAGTAACGCCAGGTTTCGGCTAAGCGCTCACACGACTGCTGGTTAGTGATCCCGAGACTCGCAATCCATTTATCGGGCGCAAATTCGCCAGCTTTGTTGATATGTGCACTTCTTACCGCAACCATTGTCCTCTCCTGTCGGTTTCTCAATCAGACCCAGGCCTGATTAACCGCTTAAATACGCTCAAAGAGCGCCATTGACTCCAGGTGCCCAGTGTGGGGAAACATGTCGAGCATTGCCAGCCGCTGAATCTGATAGCCCGCAGCCAGCAGCGCTTCGCTATCGCGGGCGAGCGTAGTGGGGCTACACGAGACGTAAACGACCCGTTTGGGAGCAAGGCTAATCACATGCTGCATCACGCCTGGCGCACCGGCTCGGGCAGGGTCGAGTAAGATTTTATCGAATCCCTGCGCCGCCCAGGCATGACGAGTCACATCCTCCTCCAGATTTTCATGAAAGAATGTGACATTTTTCAGCGAATTATTTTGGGCATTATATTCGCCTTTCGCCACCAGCGCAGCAACGCCTTCCACCCCCACCACGCTCGCCGCTCGTTTCGCCAGCGGCAGGGTAAAATTGCCCATGCCGCAGAACAGATCCAGCACCCGATCCTTTGGCTGTACGTCCAGCCAGTCGATAGCGCGAGCGACCATCTGCTGATTCACCCCGTCGTTCACCTGGATAAAGTCACGCGGGCTGAAACTTAATCGTAGACCGTCCGAATCATACCAGGGCGCATCGTTGCCGTTCGCCTCAAGCGTTTCACCGTCGGGTGCTAAAAATAGCGCAAGCCCGACAGAATGCGAGAATTGTTCCAGTTTTTGTCGATCGGCAGGCTCCAACGGCGAAAGATGCCGCAGAACCATCAGCGGCCCGCTGCCCGCCAGCACCAGCTCTACGTGCCCTAACTTGCGCACGGCCTTCAGTTCCGACAGGCATTTACGCAGCGGGTTAATCAGTGCTTCGAGCTGGGGCACCAGAACGGGGCACCGTTTGATCTCCACCAGCTCTTTGTCGCTGGCCTTACGAAAGCCCATCTGCAACGTATGCGTTTTAAGATTGAAGTTGAGGCTCAGGCGCGCACGACGGCGGTAGCCCCACGGCTCACCTGAAATAATCTCATTCACCTCACGAGGGGCATCACGGGTGCCCATCATGCGGGCCAGCGCGCGGGATTTCGCCTGCTGCTGAAGGGGGACGTTTGCGTGCTGCTGCTGACAGCCGCCACAAACGCCAAAGTGCGGGCAACGTGGCACAACCCGCTCGGGGCTGTCGGTTAAGCGCCGTTTGACCACAGCCTGGGAAAAATTACGTTTATCCTCAGTGATCGTGACCTCGGCCTGCTCACCCGGCAGTGCACCCGCGATAAACAGCGTTTTTCCGTTGTGACGCGCAACGCCCTGCCCGAAGGGGTCAAGGTCATTAACCGTCACAGTTATGATCTGACGTGTCGTAACACGTCGCTTTGCAGAGTAGAATTGCGCCATATGTCGAGATGAACTCTTAAATTTTAACCGTTGCCTCAATTGTCCCATATCGGAACCCCATGACCAACTACAGCCTGCGGGCACGCATGATGATCCTGATTCTGGCTCCGACGCTGATGATCGGTCTGCTGCTCAGTACCTTCTTTGTCGTCCACCGCTACAACGACTTACAGCGCCAGCTGGAAGATGCCGGCACCAGCATTATTGAACCGCTTGCCGTGTCGAGCGAGTACGGGATGAACTTCCACAGTCGTGAGTCTATCCACCAATTGGTTAGCGTGCTGCACCGTCGTCACTCTGATATCGTCCGCGCCATCTCGGTATTCGATGAGAACAACAAGCTTTTTGTCACCTCAAATTTCCAACTTAGCCCATCCGTTCTGCAGCTTCCCGCCGGAGTAAAAATCCCCCTGAGCCTGAGCGTCACGCGCAGAGGCGATGTGATAATCCTGCGTACGCCAATCATTTCCGAAAGCTACTCGCCGGATGAGTCCGCAGTGGTGGATGCCAAGCAGGACGGCAACACCCTCGGCTACGTCGCAATGGAGCTGGATCTGAAGTCGGTTCGCCTGCAGCAGTATCGGGAAATTTTCATCTCCATCATGATGATGCTGTTCTGCGTGGGGATTGCGATGCTATTCGCCTATCGCCTGATGCGCGATGTAACCAGCCCAATTCGCAACATGGTCAACACGGTTGACCGTATCCGCCGGGGGCAATTAGACAGCCGCGTTGAGGGCTTTATGCTCGGCGAACTGGACATGCTCAAGAACGGAATTAACTCGATGGCGATGTCCCTGACCGCCTATCACGAGGAGATGCAACACAATATTGACCAGGCCACATCGGACTTGCGTGAGACCCTTGAGCAGATGGAAATTCAGAACGTTGAGCTGGATCTGGCCAAAAAGCGCGCTCAGGAAGCAGCCCGCATCAAGTCAGAATTCCTCGCCAATATGTCTCATGAGCTGCGTACGCCGCTCAACGGCGTGATTGGCTTTACCCGACTGACACTAAAAACGGATCTTAACGCCACCCAGCGCGATCATCTGCACACCATTGAACGCTCGGCGAACAACCTGCTGACCATCATCAACGACGTTTTAGACTTCTCCAAACTCGAGGCCGGGAAATTGATTCTG encodes the following:
- the mazG gene encoding nucleoside triphosphate pyrophosphohydrolase; this encodes MTQITRLLGIMKRLRDPENGCPWDREQTFATIAPYTLEETYEVLDAINREDFDDLRGELGDLLFQVVFYAQMAQEEGRFNFDDICSSISDKLERRHPHIFADGEAGTSSEVLAKWEQIKTAERAEKAQHSALDDIPEAFPALMRAHKIQKRCSSVGFDWTSLGPVLEKVHEEIDEVMHEAQQVVVDEAKLEEEVGDLLFATVNLARHLGTKAEVALQKANRKFERRFREVERIIAAQGLQMTDATLDQMENAWQQVKRQETEI
- the relA gene encoding GTP diphosphokinase, with protein sequence MVAVRSAHINKAGEFAPDKWIASLGITNQQSCERLAETWRYCEQQTKGHPNAELLLWRGVEMVEILSMLSMDNDSLRAALLFPLADAGVVTEEVMRESIDSQVVTLIHGVRDMAAIRQLKAAHTDSVSAEQVDNVRRMLLAMVDDFRCVVIKLAERIAHLREVKDAPEDERVLAAKECTNIYAPLANRLGIGQLKWELEDYCFRYLHPAEYKRIAKLLHERRIDREHYIDEFVGLLRKSMKEEGVKAEVYGRPKHIYSIWRKMQKKALAFDELFDVRAVRVVAERLQDCYAALGIVHTHFRHLPDEFDDYVANPKPNGYQSIHTVVLGPNGKTIEIQIRTKQMHEESELGVAAHWKYKEGNARSGSSGHEDRIAWLRKLIAWQEEMADSGEMLDEVRSQVFDDRVYVFTPKGDVVDLPAGSTPLDFAYHIHSDVGHRCIGAKIGGRIVPFTYQLQMGDQVDIITQKQPNPSRDWLNPNLGYVTTSRGRAKIHNWFRKQDRDKNIVAGRQILDDEIERLGISLKEAEKHLLPRYNFNEIEELLAAIGGGDIRLNQMSNFLQAQFNKPTAAEQDEQALRQLEKKSSSQHQSRSKDNGRVVVEGVGNLMHHIARCCQPIPGDEIIGFITQGRGISIHRADCDQLADLQSHAPERIVDAVWGESYSSGYSLVVRVTANDRSGLLRDITTILANEKVNVLGVASRSDTKQQLATIDMNIEIYNLQVLGRVLGKLNQVPDIIDAKRLHG
- the rlmD gene encoding 23S rRNA (uracil(1939)-C(5))-methyltransferase RlmD, giving the protein MAQFYSAKRRVTTRQIITVTVNDLDPFGQGVARHNGKTLFIAGALPGEQAEVTITEDKRNFSQAVVKRRLTDSPERVVPRCPHFGVCGGCQQQHANVPLQQQAKSRALARMMGTRDAPREVNEIISGEPWGYRRRARLSLNFNLKTHTLQMGFRKASDKELVEIKRCPVLVPQLEALINPLRKCLSELKAVRKLGHVELVLAGSGPLMVLRHLSPLEPADRQKLEQFSHSVGLALFLAPDGETLEANGNDAPWYDSDGLRLSFSPRDFIQVNDGVNQQMVARAIDWLDVQPKDRVLDLFCGMGNFTLPLAKRAASVVGVEGVAALVAKGEYNAQNNSLKNVTFFHENLEEDVTRHAWAAQGFDKILLDPARAGAPGVMQHVISLAPKRVVYVSCSPTTLARDSEALLAAGYQIQRLAMLDMFPHTGHLESMALFERI